One Phaseolus vulgaris cultivar G19833 chromosome 11, P. vulgaris v2.0, whole genome shotgun sequence genomic window carries:
- the LOC137817872 gene encoding receptor-like protein kinase THESEUS 1, translated as MVKMELMRWVPWVLVVVLLVLVNGSFSLYTPPDSYLIACGSSQNITFQGRTFVPDSQHSSLVMKTGNSFVASTNSTAPFPIYQSARVFTEKASYKFEIQQEGRHWVRLYFSPIPNSSHNLTSASLTVVTDDFVLLSNFTFRKYNDSYMFKEYAVNVTSDMLLVTFIPSNGSVAFVNGIEVVSMPNELFVDQALAVNPPAPFNGLSELAFETVYRLNMGGPLITSENDTLGRSWVNDRKYLHVNSSVLNVSVNPSSIKYPVAVRPETAPNWVYATAEAMGDANVNDPNFNITWVFNVDPNFSYFIRAHFCDIMSKSLNTLVFNMFINSNIALQSLDLSTMTNDLAVPYYKDFVANASAGTNTLTVSVGPDQVADFPNATMNGLEIMKISNSLKSLDGLYSVDSLLPSSHSKKSMVGVIVGSAVGALAAVAIAGLCYGCLVRRKSKAPAQQGHSWLPLPLYGNSLTMTKNSTLSQKSGTASCISLASSNLGRFFNFQEILDATNKFDEKLLLGVGGFGRVYKGTLEDGTNVAVKRGNPRSEQGLAEFRTEIEMLSKLRHRHLVSLIGYCDERSEMILVYEYMANGPLRSHLYGTDLPPLSWKQRLEICIGAARGLHYLHTGAAQSIIHRDVKTTNILLDENFVAKVADFGLSKTGPALDQTHVSTAVKGSFGYLDPEYFRRQQLTEKSDVYSFGVVLMEVLCTRPALNPVLPREQVNIAEWAMAWQKKGMLDQIMDQNLVGKVNPASLKKFGETAEKCLAEHGVDRPSMGDVLWNLEYALQLQETSSALMEPEDNSTNHITGIQLTPLDHFDNSVSMVDGGNSCTDDDAEDAATSAVFSQLVNPRGR; from the coding sequence ATGGTGAAGATGGAACTCATGAGATGGGTTCCCTGGGTCTTGGTTGTTGTTTTGCTAGTTTTGGTTAATGGGTCATTTTCCTTATACACTCCTCCTGATAGCTATCTAATTGCATGTGGTTCTTCTCAAAACATCACCTTTCAAGGTCGCACTTTTGTTCCCGATTCACAGCATTCTTCACTTGTAATGAAAACTGGGAATTCTTTTGTTGCTAGCACCAATTCGACTGCCCCTTTTCCTATTTACCAATCGGCTCGGGTTTTCACCGAGAAAGCTTCTTATAAGTTTGAGATTCAGCAAGAAGGTAGGCACTGGGTTAGGCTATACTTTTCCCCTATTCCAAACTCCAGCCACAACTTGACTTCAGCTTCTTTAACAGTGGTTACTGATGATTTTGTACTCTTGAGCAACTTCACCTTTAGGAAATACAACGATTCCTATATGTTCAAGGAGTATGCAGTCAATGTTACCTCTGATATGTTGCTTGTCACCTTCATTCCTTCTAATGGTTCGGTAGCCTTTGTGAATGGAATTGAAGTTGTGTCAATGCCGAATGAGTTGTTTGTTGATCAGGCACTCGCAGTTAACCCGCCAGCACCATTCAATGGACTTTCTGAACTTGCCTTTGAAACTGTTTATCGCTTGAATATGGGGGGTCCTTTGATTACTTCTGAAAATGACACCCTGGGTAGGAGTTGGGTGAATGACAGGAAGTACCTTCATGTGAACAGCTCTGTCCTTAATGTGTCCGTGAATCCTTCGAGCATTAAGTATCCGGTGGCTGTTAGACCTGAGACGGCCCCAAATTGGGTCTATGCCACTGCTGAAGCAATGGGAGATGCTAATGTAAATGATCCCAATTTCAACATTACTTGGGTCTTCAATGTGGATCCAAATTTCTCCTATTTCATCCGGGCACACTTTTGTGATATTATGAGCAAGTCACTTAACACTTTAGTGTTCAATATGTTCATAAATTCTAACATAGCTCTTCAGAGCCTTGATCTCTCTACCATGACTAATGACTTGGCTGTGCCTTACTACAAGGACTTTGTAGCCAATGCCTCAGCAGGCACTAACACTTTGACTGTGAGTGTTGGTCCAGATCAAGTGGCAGACTTTCCAAATGCCACTATGAATGGGTTGGAGATAATGAAGATCAGCAATTCATTGAAGAGCTTGGATGGGCTTTATTCAGTTGACAGTCTTCTTCCAAGTTCACATTCAAAGAAAAGCATGGTAGGAGTAATTGTTGGTTCTGCTGTTGGGGCCCTAGCTGCTGTAGCAATAGCTGGTTTGTGTTATGGCTGCTTGGTGAGACGCAAATCAAAGGCACCCGCTCAACAGGGCCATTCATGGCTGCCTCTGCCCCTTTATGGAAACTCTCTTACCATGACGAAAAATTCAACACTTTCACAGAAGAGTGGAACCGCAAGCTGCATTTCTTTAGCTTCATCAAATCTTGGACGATTCTTCAATTTCCAGGAAATCCTAGATGCTACAAACAAATTTGATGAGAAGCTACTTCTCGGTGTTGGTGGTTTTGGAAGGGTTTACAAAGGAACGCTTGAAGATGGGACAAATGTAGCTGTCAAAAGGGGTAACCCAAGATCTGAGCAAGGCCTTGCAGAATTCCGGACAGAAATTGAAATGTTATCCAAGCTTCGCCATCGCCATCTTGTGTCCCTCATTGGTTATTGTGATGAGAGGTCAGAAATGATTCTTGTCTATGAATACATGGCTAACGGACCCCTCCGGAGTCATTTGTATGGAACAGACCTGCCACCTCTCTCATGGAAGCAGCGGCTTGAGATCTGCATTGGAGCAGCAAGAGGCCTTCATTATCTCCACACCGGAGCAGCTCAAAGCATAATTCACCGAGATGTAAAGACAACAAATATCCTCTTGGATGAGAACTTTGTTGCCAAAGTTGCTGATTTTGGCCTCTCCAAGACTGGTCCAGCTCTTGATCAGACCCATGTGAGCACTGCTGTTAAGGGTAGTTTTGGTTATCTTGATCCTGAATACTTCAGAAGGCAACAGCTTACTGAAAAATCAGATGTGTATTCATTTGGGGTAGTGTTGATGGAAGTGTTATGCACAAGGCCAGCCTTGAACCCTGTCCTTCCAAGGGAGCAGGTCAACATAGCTGAATGGGCAATGGCCTGGCAGAAAAAGGGTATGCTTGATCAAATCATGGATCAAAATCTTGTTGGCAAGGTGAATCCTGCATCCCTTAAGAAGTTTGGGGAGACAGCCGAGAAGTGCTTGGCCGAGCATGGTGTGGACCGGCCGTCTATGGGAGATGTTTTGTGGAATCTTGAATATGCATTGCAGCTTCAAGAGACATCATCAGCCCTCATGGAGCCTGAAGATAACAGCACAAACCACATAACCGGAATTCAGTTGACACCCCTAGACCATTTTGATAACAGTGTGAGTATGGTTGATGGGGGCAACTCTTGCACAGATGATGATGCAGAAGATGCTGCTACAAGTGCAGTGTTCTCCCAATTGGTAAATCCTCGCGGAAGATAA